In the Rhodospirillaceae bacterium genome, one interval contains:
- a CDS encoding serine hydrolase, which produces MKVPFGYLAIIIVCAVAAVTPVYAQLKKIDGFYVGELMFSSEEEAEYLERHKKAQVRAAADEIYVDQETILGAPNWEPLPTALPDERTISEPALQDAVTYVAKNNSNAFIVWRNGKVELESYFGDHTRSTPIISHSLAKQVTAFAIGRALSLGDIKSLDQPVADYVTEWRDDPLRNKILVRHLLDMRAGFLPQGGGADPRDVMSRTFLHPRHDEIIIAEYPVINEPGTRYDYNNAASEMVAVLIERATGRRYAEFVGTEIWQKIGAMGGTVWVNRPEGMAHAGCCMMVPAENFLRLGILMLQDGVWGGQQLLPEGYVQKMITPTKENPYFGLSIWVAGPYTDRRGFSNPDSGLPQILHSEPYFADDLYLFDGNANQVVYIVPSQNLVVLRTGLPPARGEGIEWDNSYLPNAIMRGIYKDQRVSVPQSGLLNSQ; this is translated from the coding sequence ATGAAAGTGCCATTTGGGTACCTCGCTATTATTATTGTTTGCGCCGTCGCAGCTGTAACGCCTGTGTATGCGCAATTAAAAAAAATTGACGGTTTCTATGTCGGGGAACTGATGTTTTCCTCCGAAGAGGAAGCGGAATACCTGGAGCGTCATAAAAAGGCTCAGGTGCGAGCAGCAGCGGATGAGATCTACGTTGATCAAGAAACTATTCTCGGAGCCCCGAACTGGGAACCGCTTCCGACTGCCTTGCCGGACGAGCGAACGATCTCAGAACCAGCTCTGCAGGATGCGGTCACATATGTGGCCAAAAATAATTCAAACGCTTTTATCGTTTGGCGGAATGGTAAAGTTGAGTTGGAAAGCTACTTTGGTGACCATACGCGTTCCACACCGATCATTTCTCATTCTCTTGCAAAGCAAGTCACGGCATTCGCCATTGGGCGCGCACTTTCCCTCGGAGATATTAAATCGCTTGATCAGCCAGTAGCTGACTATGTAACAGAATGGAGAGACGACCCTCTACGCAATAAGATACTTGTTCGTCATTTATTGGATATGCGCGCTGGGTTTTTACCGCAAGGTGGGGGCGCTGATCCGAGGGACGTCATGTCTCGAACCTTCTTACATCCAAGGCATGATGAGATCATCATTGCGGAATATCCGGTAATAAATGAACCTGGCACGCGCTACGATTACAACAATGCAGCAAGCGAAATGGTTGCTGTATTAATTGAACGTGCCACTGGGCGGCGGTACGCAGAATTCGTAGGGACTGAAATTTGGCAAAAGATCGGGGCCATGGGCGGAACGGTTTGGGTTAATCGGCCCGAAGGTATGGCCCACGCTGGATGCTGCATGATGGTGCCTGCTGAGAATTTCTTGCGCCTCGGTATTTTAATGCTGCAGGACGGCGTTTGGGGCGGGCAGCAGCTTTTGCCAGAGGGTTATGTTCAGAAAATGATAACGCCGACCAAAGAAAACCCATACTTTGGTTTGAGTATATGGGTGGCTGGTCCCTATACTGACCGACGCGGTTTTTCAAATCCGGACAGCGGATTGCCGCAAATTCTTCACAGCGAGCCCTATTTTGCGGATGATCTTTATCTGTTTGATGGCAATGCAAACCAAGTCGTTTATATCGTCCCTTCTCAGAACCTTGTCGTACTTCGAACAGGACTGCCGCCAGCGCGTGGCGAGGGCATTGAATGGGATAATTCATACCTTCCCAATGCAATTATGCGCGGTATCTATAAGGATCAGCGGGTGTCGGTCCCGCAATCGGGTTTATTGAATAGTCAGTAA
- a CDS encoding DUF6481 family protein encodes MKHNEPDHAERMKSAAKAKQALLERARAKAPENDPDFEKRQEERLAKAKEREERIAKKAAEKKEKLARVAEERAAKKLERQKELEEAEAAKVADVEAQAAAEEELKAKQKAARDAKYAARKARRR; translated from the coding sequence ATGAAGCACAACGAACCGGACCATGCCGAACGCATGAAATCAGCAGCAAAGGCGAAGCAAGCGCTGCTGGAACGGGCCCGTGCTAAAGCTCCGGAGAACGATCCTGACTTTGAAAAACGCCAAGAAGAACGCCTGGCAAAAGCCAAAGAGCGTGAAGAACGCATAGCAAAAAAGGCCGCTGAGAAGAAAGAGAAGCTGGCCCGTGTTGCAGAAGAGCGCGCGGCCAAGAAACTCGAGCGTCAAAAAGAGCTGGAAGAAGCCGAAGCGGCAAAGGTGGCTGATGTCGAGGCCCAAGCGGCCGCTGAAGAGGAGCTGAAGGCCAAACAAAAAGCGGCGCGTGACGCTAAGTATGCAGCGCGCAAGGCCCGCCGACGTTAA
- a CDS encoding ABC transporter substrate-binding protein — protein sequence MVRFSILSRWTRAVGLFTALTIGLFFSPAIHKTANGEQILRVGVTSLPTSRGNPFNTTSGLPSLYTYAAFFEGLTRVNSVAAPVPMLAERWESETTTSWLFHLRPNVLFSNGEPLDAAAVAATYAILQTEIGVTYPIARELAGITAIEVVDERTVRVRTQAPDILLPNKIAALKIVPPRYWADVGVDGFASAPIGTGPFMITEYRSSSMTLTRSPTAWRQPRVDGLEIIAAAEAIARVQGVLSGRLHIGLQLGPDETPMVEAAGHRMVVGVDPSMQVLAFITEKESPLQNLQVRRALNYAVDRTAIAEGLLGGSVKMATQTTPSFAFGWDPEIKPWPYDPDQAKAMLAEAGYPDGFSFSADILLNSASFAPQVYQQVAADLARIGVTLSLRQIPASQYARGLYQGDWGGEAFGVDYGINPTLDALTPLVRHSCLWVQPWFCDPSVPPLMAKAEAAFDIEERRKLTQAVMRHQLSLAPAILLYETSRFDAVSRSVQGYEIVIGHIDYDKITIDAN from the coding sequence ATGGTTCGTTTCTCGATCTTAAGCCGCTGGACACGCGCAGTGGGACTCTTTACCGCGCTGACTATTGGCCTCTTCTTTAGCCCCGCCATTCACAAAACTGCCAATGGCGAGCAGATTTTACGTGTTGGTGTCACGAGCTTGCCAACCTCGCGGGGTAATCCGTTTAACACCACAAGTGGCCTGCCCAGTCTCTATACCTATGCGGCTTTCTTCGAGGGGCTGACTCGCGTCAACAGTGTCGCCGCGCCGGTGCCCATGCTTGCAGAACGATGGGAGTCAGAGACGACGACGTCCTGGCTTTTTCACCTCCGGCCAAATGTCTTGTTTTCTAATGGCGAACCACTAGATGCGGCTGCCGTAGCGGCCACGTACGCGATTTTACAAACAGAGATCGGCGTTACTTATCCCATTGCTCGTGAGTTGGCGGGCATTACGGCTATTGAAGTTGTCGATGAGCGAACGGTGCGTGTGCGCACTCAAGCGCCGGACATCCTCCTCCCAAACAAAATCGCGGCCCTGAAAATTGTTCCACCGCGCTATTGGGCTGATGTCGGTGTGGATGGTTTTGCCTCGGCACCGATCGGCACCGGACCGTTTATGATCACAGAGTATAGATCGTCCTCCATGACGTTAACCCGATCTCCAACCGCATGGCGTCAGCCACGTGTTGATGGATTGGAAATTATTGCGGCAGCTGAGGCCATAGCCCGCGTGCAAGGCGTTTTGTCGGGGCGTTTGCATATAGGTTTGCAGTTGGGGCCTGATGAAACACCGATGGTGGAAGCCGCCGGACATCGCATGGTTGTCGGTGTTGACCCCAGCATGCAGGTGCTGGCCTTTATCACCGAGAAAGAGTCTCCACTACAAAATCTCCAAGTGCGCCGCGCGCTCAATTATGCGGTAGACCGCACGGCAATCGCTGAGGGGTTGCTTGGTGGCAGCGTTAAAATGGCGACCCAGACCACGCCGAGCTTTGCGTTCGGCTGGGACCCGGAGATCAAACCCTGGCCCTATGATCCTGATCAAGCAAAAGCCATGCTTGCCGAAGCTGGTTATCCTGATGGGTTTTCGTTTTCGGCAGATATCTTACTCAATAGTGCGTCGTTTGCACCGCAGGTCTATCAGCAGGTGGCGGCCGACCTGGCCCGCATCGGTGTGACCCTCTCTCTGCGTCAGATTCCTGCTTCTCAGTATGCGCGTGGTCTCTATCAGGGTGACTGGGGCGGCGAAGCGTTTGGTGTGGATTACGGCATTAACCCAACGCTGGATGCCTTAACGCCGTTGGTGCGTCATTCCTGCCTATGGGTTCAGCCCTGGTTCTGTGATCCCTCTGTGCCGCCGCTCATGGCTAAGGCCGAGGCTGCTTTTGATATAGAGGAACGCCGTAAGCTCACCCAGGCGGTTATGCGTCATCAGTTGAGTTTAGCACCGGCTATTTTACTGTATGAAACATCACGGTTTGATGCGGTCAGCCGGTCTGTGCAGGGCTATGAAATTGTCATAGGACATATCGATTACGATAAGATCACCATTGATGCTAATTAA
- a CDS encoding FAD-dependent oxidoreductase, translating into MSILSPETANFDGEVDVLVIGAGGCGLTAALSAHESGAEVLVLERDSSALGTTAMSTGLIPGAGSRFQIEKGIKDSPELFTADLLRKTHNETDHDMAAHMAKVSAPTVEWLTESCGVPLSLVDSFDYPGHTKRRMHGTPNRTGSELMGALHDAMARNSLDIVLEAPVTALFADSAGLVKGVRITRPDGTVEDLGCNALILGCCGFAGNQEMLKEYIPEIVAAEFFGHPGNKGDAIRWGRGMGAAIGDIHSYQGHGGLAYGQGVPILWAHIMEGGFQVNAQGERFSNEAKGYSEQAVQIVAQPDHYAWSIYDERCHNVMKEFDDYHDALKADCIRKAETLDDLVAITKLPNALKKTVADVEAMTRGEAEDSFGRDFTGHAVLKAPYYAVKVSAALFHTQGGLVVDGNGQVKREDGSLFPNLFAGGGAARGISGPGASGYMAGNGLLTATAFGWLSGRAAAKIVT; encoded by the coding sequence ATGAGTATTTTAAGTCCAGAAACAGCGAATTTTGACGGCGAAGTTGATGTTCTGGTGATTGGGGCTGGCGGCTGTGGTCTAACAGCGGCGCTCTCTGCTCATGAATCAGGCGCTGAAGTTCTGGTTCTTGAACGGGATTCTTCTGCCCTTGGGACGACAGCCATGTCGACCGGTTTGATTCCGGGGGCAGGCAGCAGGTTCCAAATAGAGAAGGGCATTAAAGATTCGCCAGAACTCTTCACGGCCGATCTTCTTCGTAAAACACATAATGAAACAGATCATGATATGGCGGCTCATATGGCCAAGGTCTCTGCACCAACGGTCGAATGGCTTACTGAGTCTTGCGGTGTACCTTTGTCCCTGGTTGACTCCTTCGACTACCCCGGTCACACCAAACGCCGCATGCATGGCACACCCAACCGCACCGGGTCTGAACTGATGGGTGCGCTGCACGATGCGATGGCGCGCAACAGCCTGGATATCGTGTTGGAAGCGCCTGTAACGGCTTTGTTTGCGGATAGCGCAGGTTTGGTCAAAGGTGTGCGCATCACTCGTCCAGACGGCACGGTTGAAGACCTCGGCTGTAATGCCCTGATCCTCGGATGCTGCGGTTTCGCCGGCAATCAGGAGATGCTGAAGGAATATATTCCTGAAATCGTTGCGGCGGAGTTTTTTGGGCACCCTGGCAATAAGGGCGATGCCATCCGTTGGGGGCGAGGTATGGGCGCAGCCATTGGTGATATTCATTCGTACCAAGGTCATGGCGGTCTTGCCTACGGTCAGGGGGTTCCCATCCTTTGGGCGCATATTATGGAAGGCGGCTTCCAGGTGAATGCTCAGGGGGAGCGGTTCTCAAACGAAGCCAAAGGCTATTCGGAACAAGCTGTACAAATTGTCGCGCAACCGGATCATTACGCCTGGAGCATCTACGATGAACGTTGTCATAACGTCATGAAAGAATTTGACGATTACCACGATGCCTTGAAGGCGGATTGTATTCGTAAGGCCGAAACACTGGATGATCTTGTCGCGATCACAAAGCTGCCCAATGCTTTGAAGAAAACAGTCGCAGATGTGGAAGCCATGACACGTGGCGAGGCTGAAGACTCCTTCGGGCGTGATTTCACTGGTCACGCGGTTCTGAAAGCACCGTACTATGCCGTGAAGGTCAGCGCGGCCTTGTTCCATACTCAAGGCGGTTTGGTTGTCGATGGCAACGGTCAAGTTAAACGGGAGGACGGTTCGCTGTTCCCGAATCTGTTTGCCGGGGGAGGTGCCGCGCGCGGTATTTCGGGGCCAGGGGCATCAGGCTACATGGCTGGCAATGGCCTCCTGACAGCCACCGCTTTTGGCTGGCTCTCTGGTCGCGCGGCGGCCAAGATTGTTACCTAA
- a CDS encoding MFS transporter, whose amino-acid sequence MSEQSIRSLDEFRAGWQPLVGAIFGVGAGLTGIVFYTHGVFVIPLTEEFGWTRGATQFAFSFVMISALVTAPFIGFLSDKYGARKLSLISLITLSATFAALSLTTDQIFVYYALWIIMSVLAAGTFPVTWTRGVNTWFNANRGLALGLTMMGTGLVAAVGPAFAASLIEDYGWRDAYRVLGLALLVCTFPIAYFFFYEKGSADTDRADLGVKPKGIRLLIMAAAVLFVVYVFWGLLSNLALKIMQDMTVGLVLVGFGVLVALFYLRERGKGISDSHAPAGDQGLSPKEALSGYRFWVMGIALFFVCYGVAGLISNLVPLLMDKGYPVAEAASYAGFVGAMVVVGRLLVGYLIDRIWAPKVACLFLILPAVSCILLAQGELTPAMITIAALAIGLAAGAELDLIAYLTSRYFGMKHYGQLYGAQFIFFAIGSGAAPAVFGLSFDAFGSYELILYSTAGLFVLGGLMMLALGPYPVFAKSEAE is encoded by the coding sequence ATGTCAGAGCAATCCATACGGTCCTTGGATGAGTTTCGCGCCGGGTGGCAACCACTTGTTGGCGCGATCTTTGGTGTTGGTGCGGGCCTGACCGGAATTGTCTTCTATACCCATGGTGTCTTCGTCATTCCGTTGACGGAAGAATTTGGTTGGACTCGAGGTGCAACCCAATTCGCCTTTTCCTTTGTTATGATCAGTGCGTTGGTTACAGCCCCATTCATTGGGTTTTTGAGCGACAAGTATGGTGCACGTAAATTGTCACTCATATCGCTGATTACCCTCAGCGCAACGTTTGCCGCCCTGTCTCTGACAACGGATCAGATTTTCGTCTACTACGCTTTGTGGATCATTATGTCGGTCTTGGCCGCGGGCACCTTTCCGGTGACCTGGACGCGGGGTGTAAACACCTGGTTCAATGCCAACCGTGGGCTGGCACTTGGTCTGACGATGATGGGCACAGGCTTGGTGGCGGCTGTGGGGCCTGCGTTTGCCGCGTCGCTCATAGAAGACTACGGATGGCGAGATGCGTATCGCGTCTTAGGATTGGCACTTCTTGTCTGCACCTTTCCGATTGCCTATTTCTTCTTTTACGAAAAGGGCAGTGCAGATACAGACCGCGCAGATTTAGGCGTAAAGCCTAAGGGGATACGGCTGCTTATCATGGCCGCCGCAGTATTGTTTGTTGTGTATGTGTTTTGGGGATTGCTGTCTAACCTCGCCCTCAAGATCATGCAGGACATGACCGTTGGCTTGGTGCTGGTGGGGTTCGGCGTACTCGTGGCACTCTTCTATCTGCGTGAGCGCGGCAAAGGCATCTCTGATTCGCATGCGCCAGCAGGTGACCAAGGTCTGAGCCCTAAAGAAGCGCTTTCAGGATATCGCTTTTGGGTGATGGGGATTGCGCTCTTCTTCGTGTGTTATGGCGTGGCTGGGCTGATTTCTAACCTTGTCCCGCTCCTTATGGACAAGGGATATCCCGTTGCCGAAGCGGCAAGCTATGCCGGTTTTGTGGGGGCGATGGTTGTGGTTGGTCGACTGCTCGTGGGCTATCTCATCGACCGCATTTGGGCACCAAAGGTGGCGTGCTTGTTTTTGATATTGCCGGCTGTGTCTTGCATCCTTCTCGCACAGGGCGAATTGACGCCGGCCATGATCACCATCGCGGCCTTAGCTATTGGCCTGGCTGCTGGCGCTGAACTTGACCTGATTGCGTATTTGACCAGCCGCTACTTCGGGATGAAGCACTACGGTCAATTGTATGGCGCGCAGTTTATTTTCTTTGCCATTGGGTCTGGCGCCGCACCGGCCGTGTTTGGATTATCATTCGATGCGTTTGGCAGCTATGAACTGATTCTGTACTCAACGGCTGGCCTGTTTGTTTTGGGCGGCTTAATGATGCTGGCCTTAGGCCCATATCCCGTCTTTGCAAAGTCTGAGGCAGAGTGA
- a CDS encoding Gfo/Idh/MocA family oxidoreductase, with amino-acid sequence MVNWLVAGAGQAGRCHIAAIKRCSDAVLVGVIDPSLTDDLARASGAPSFFKDFESALSAGPADGLIIATPNDVQAAIAQKAIAAGLPVLCEKPVGVSLAEAKALNQKARTAGVPFGVVLNQRAQAHTRWVTSLMQSGHLNPTRVTFTGDLARLTGWHADPSRSGGGVLRTIGLHYLDLLLWWFGTPTQVKVQLRGQPQDHACDLAFEFESGCQASVSLQAIKERAAGPVVCIIEGQTGENAQRVEMHGHQIVTASGVSDPPAPEPTHSDFFFGPGHGTLVAEATQALSREEPFPVTLEDVLPALTLIDELYAAA; translated from the coding sequence GTGGTCAACTGGCTTGTGGCGGGGGCAGGGCAAGCCGGACGGTGTCATATCGCTGCGATCAAAAGGTGCTCCGACGCAGTTTTGGTTGGCGTGATTGATCCATCCCTGACCGATGATCTGGCGCGAGCTTCTGGAGCTCCCTCTTTTTTTAAGGATTTTGAGTCTGCTCTGTCAGCCGGTCCAGCAGATGGTCTTATCATCGCGACGCCCAACGATGTGCAAGCGGCGATAGCCCAAAAAGCGATCGCGGCTGGCCTCCCTGTTTTATGCGAGAAGCCCGTAGGCGTCTCATTGGCTGAGGCTAAGGCCTTAAATCAAAAAGCGAGGACTGCGGGTGTGCCGTTTGGTGTGGTTCTAAATCAACGCGCTCAGGCGCACACACGCTGGGTAACTAGCCTTATGCAGAGTGGCCATCTGAACCCAACGCGCGTGACCTTCACGGGTGATCTGGCACGCTTAACGGGCTGGCATGCTGATCCTAGTCGTTCCGGGGGCGGTGTGCTCCGCACCATCGGTTTGCACTACTTGGATCTGTTGTTGTGGTGGTTTGGGACGCCCACACAGGTTAAGGTTCAACTGAGGGGGCAGCCTCAGGATCATGCGTGCGATTTAGCCTTTGAGTTTGAGTCCGGATGCCAGGCGTCTGTGTCCCTTCAAGCGATTAAAGAACGGGCGGCTGGACCTGTCGTTTGCATTATCGAAGGACAAACCGGTGAAAACGCCCAACGCGTCGAAATGCACGGGCATCAGATCGTAACAGCATCAGGTGTTTCAGACCCGCCAGCCCCAGAGCCAACGCATTCGGATTTCTTTTTCGGGCCAGGACACGGCACACTTGTGGCCGAGGCGACACAGGCACTCTCACGCGAAGAACCGTTTCCGGTCACACTGGAAGATGTGTTGCCAGCTTTAACGCTGATTGATGAGCTGTATGCGGCTGCGTGA
- a CDS encoding VOC family protein, with protein sequence MSALKHRGLLSLACCVLFVFAGGSVLGAQEEVERPLAKMGSVGFVTDDLDATIHFYETVLGFSVVGATDVTASKTRQVVGVTSGEAVRYAALAPDSWVKGDKSLAILSFFEVPSASSRPNRGNASHPSFVGDAILGLSVNNLDQVVARAQVAGAPLVADLGDSGTTRTSRSISILDPNGLRLEIYEY encoded by the coding sequence ATGTCAGCTTTAAAACATAGAGGGTTATTATCTCTAGCGTGCTGCGTCCTGTTCGTTTTCGCCGGAGGCTCTGTTCTAGGGGCGCAAGAAGAGGTGGAACGCCCTCTGGCCAAGATGGGCTCTGTCGGATTCGTTACCGATGATTTAGACGCCACCATTCATTTCTACGAGACCGTTCTCGGCTTTTCTGTGGTGGGAGCTACTGATGTAACGGCGTCAAAGACACGCCAAGTGGTCGGTGTGACGTCTGGTGAAGCTGTTCGCTATGCTGCTCTGGCACCGGATTCCTGGGTCAAAGGTGATAAGTCGCTCGCGATCCTTAGTTTCTTTGAAGTGCCATCAGCGTCGTCGCGCCCAAATAGAGGAAACGCAAGCCACCCTTCCTTTGTGGGGGATGCCATACTGGGACTAAGCGTCAACAACTTGGATCAGGTCGTCGCACGCGCCCAAGTAGCTGGCGCGCCCCTTGTCGCTGATCTCGGTGACTCAGGTACAACGCGGACCAGCCGATCCATCTCCATTCTAGACCCCAATGGTCTCCGGCTTGAGATTTACGAGTACTAG
- a CDS encoding alpha/beta hydrolase, whose amino-acid sequence MKKFIFHMSLLVTLTWSAIASADVEFMTVEGYGGVPLNVMTAGNPDNPGILFIHGMAQASQAFRLQFESGLADEFYLVAFDMRGHGLSGKPWQPELLGPSQPWAGDIATVMAVTGLDKPVVVGWSYGGFVVADYVRHYGVGNVAGINLVGSLGGLVPRSPFPQTDDVKEIMENSARTRSLNLVENVIAAENVAASFYTDNMTETDKAAQVAMGLMMPAYVRRAMAGRKLDNIDIAMQMTVPMLLTRGSDDLMMPDSDTTLALETLPNAILSFYPDTGHLPFFQRVDRFNDELSKFAKTVQMTE is encoded by the coding sequence ATGAAAAAATTTATATTTCACATGTCTCTTCTGGTCACGTTGACCTGGTCGGCGATCGCGTCAGCCGATGTTGAGTTTATGACGGTCGAAGGCTATGGCGGCGTGCCATTGAACGTGATGACAGCGGGCAATCCCGACAATCCGGGGATTTTATTTATTCACGGCATGGCGCAAGCCTCACAGGCATTTCGTCTTCAATTTGAATCCGGCCTTGCGGATGAATTTTATCTGGTTGCGTTTGACATGCGGGGTCATGGTTTGTCGGGTAAGCCATGGCAACCTGAACTCCTAGGACCCTCTCAACCCTGGGCCGGTGATATCGCAACAGTCATGGCCGTCACGGGCCTAGATAAACCGGTTGTCGTCGGCTGGTCCTATGGCGGCTTTGTGGTCGCGGATTACGTCCGTCACTATGGCGTGGGTAATGTCGCCGGCATCAACCTGGTTGGGTCGCTTGGCGGTTTGGTGCCGCGCTCACCTTTTCCCCAGACCGATGATGTCAAAGAGATTATGGAAAACTCTGCCCGCACGCGGTCCTTGAATCTCGTGGAAAACGTCATCGCCGCTGAGAATGTGGCGGCATCGTTCTACACGGACAACATGACCGAGACCGATAAAGCGGCGCAAGTGGCTATGGGGCTGATGATGCCCGCTTACGTGCGCCGTGCTATGGCGGGCCGCAAGTTGGACAATATAGACATCGCGATGCAGATGACTGTGCCCATGCTGTTAACACGCGGTTCGGACGATCTCATGATGCCTGATTCAGATACGACGTTGGCGCTGGAAACGCTCCCCAATGCGATCTTGTCATTCTACCCGGACACAGGCCACTTGCCGTTTTTCCAGCGCGTTGATCGCTTTAATGACGAACTGTCGAAATTTGCCAAAACCGTCCAGATGACTGAATAA
- a CDS encoding MATE family efflux transporter gives MTDATPTPLPASRLKTILTLSLPIVAGMVSQNILNLVDTAMVGRVGPTALAAVGIASFTNFMAIAIILGLGTGVQAIASRRKGEGKEHETAIPLNGGLFLAFIIGVPLTVIFYYATPYGFPLLVSDPEVVEQGVPYLQARFLGTVAIAMNYSFRGFWNGINMSLVYMRTLIVMHVVNIFLNWVLIFGNLGAPALGAEGAGIATTISIFVGTVLYATQAWHLARDRGFMDRLPKRETLVGILRISIPASIQQFFFAAGFTALFLIIGKIGTAELAAANVLMNVSQTAFLPGLGLGIACASMVGQALGRGDPEDAKAWGWDVVKIGICVMGVLGIPMVFLPTPILSIFLTDPEVIALARPALILVGATIWFEAVSMILLSGLQGAGAAKIVAKMSISLQWLVFLPLAYVIGPVMGYGLMGVWTWFITYRLLTTLIFAGFWQFGRWQHIKV, from the coding sequence ATGACCGACGCGACGCCAACACCACTGCCCGCAAGTCGGCTTAAGACAATTCTAACGCTATCGCTGCCAATTGTTGCCGGCATGGTCTCGCAAAACATCCTGAATCTGGTCGATACAGCCATGGTCGGACGGGTTGGTCCGACCGCCCTAGCAGCTGTTGGGATCGCCAGTTTTACAAATTTTATGGCGATCGCAATCATTCTAGGGTTGGGCACCGGCGTTCAAGCCATTGCGTCGCGCCGAAAAGGCGAAGGCAAGGAGCACGAAACCGCGATTCCTTTAAACGGCGGCTTATTCCTCGCCTTCATTATCGGCGTGCCGCTGACGGTCATATTTTACTATGCGACCCCCTATGGGTTCCCTCTCTTGGTCAGCGATCCGGAGGTTGTTGAGCAAGGTGTGCCCTACTTACAGGCCCGCTTTCTGGGCACAGTTGCGATTGCCATGAACTATTCCTTCCGCGGGTTCTGGAACGGAATCAACATGTCGTTGGTCTACATGCGCACTCTGATCGTGATGCATGTGGTCAATATTTTCCTCAACTGGGTTCTCATCTTCGGCAATCTGGGAGCCCCGGCCCTGGGGGCTGAAGGCGCCGGTATCGCGACGACGATTTCAATTTTTGTGGGGACTGTCCTCTACGCCACTCAAGCCTGGCATCTGGCCCGCGACCGGGGCTTTATGGACCGCCTGCCCAAACGCGAAACTCTTGTAGGTATTCTGCGCATCTCAATCCCAGCTTCCATTCAGCAGTTCTTTTTTGCCGCCGGGTTTACCGCCCTATTTTTGATTATTGGAAAAATTGGGACCGCAGAATTGGCCGCGGCAAACGTTTTGATGAATGTCTCTCAGACCGCATTTTTGCCGGGATTAGGGCTGGGGATTGCCTGCGCGTCCATGGTCGGCCAAGCCTTGGGGCGCGGCGATCCGGAAGATGCCAAAGCCTGGGGGTGGGATGTCGTGAAAATCGGGATCTGCGTTATGGGCGTGCTGGGCATTCCCATGGTCTTTCTGCCAACGCCGATCCTGTCGATCTTTCTCACCGACCCTGAGGTCATTGCGCTGGCACGACCGGCCCTCATTTTGGTTGGGGCAACGATATGGTTTGAAGCCGTTTCGATGATTCTCCTGAGCGGTCTGCAAGGTGCTGGCGCGGCCAAGATCGTGGCTAAGATGTCGATCAGCTTGCAGTGGCTGGTGTTCTTACCCCTGGCGTATGTAATCGGACCGGTGATGGGCTATGGACTGATGGGCGTATGGACGTGGTTCATCACCTACCGCCTGCTCACAACGCTGATCTTTGCCGGGTTCTGGCAATTTGGCCGCTGGCAACACATTAAGGTTTGA